In the genome of Nocardioides seonyuensis, one region contains:
- a CDS encoding phage baseplate assembly protein V, which translates to MPAQTTNPSATRAGTKTWFGKYRGTVVNNVDPKFMGRLLLTVPDVLGLVPSSWAEACVPLAGPTGTSMGSWFVPPIGAGVWVEFEAGDPSRPIWSGCRWGAPSDPPTLAKAGLPVSPSIVLQTAGQQTLAISDLPGPTGGIMLKSATGATLIVNDTGIYIQNGKGASLVMTGPTVTINNGALTVI; encoded by the coding sequence ATGCCAGCCCAGACGACCAACCCCTCGGCCACGCGAGCCGGGACGAAGACATGGTTCGGCAAGTACCGCGGGACCGTGGTCAACAACGTCGACCCCAAGTTCATGGGACGCCTGCTCCTCACGGTCCCGGACGTGCTCGGCCTGGTGCCGTCGAGCTGGGCCGAGGCCTGTGTCCCGCTCGCGGGCCCGACAGGCACCTCGATGGGGTCCTGGTTCGTGCCGCCGATCGGTGCCGGGGTGTGGGTCGAGTTCGAGGCGGGGGACCCGTCGCGACCGATCTGGAGCGGCTGCCGGTGGGGGGCGCCGTCCGATCCGCCGACCCTGGCCAAGGCCGGACTGCCGGTCTCGCCGAGCATCGTCCTGCAGACCGCGGGTCAGCAGACCCTCGCGATCTCCGACCTTCCGGGACCGACCGGCGGGATCATGCTCAAGAGCGCGACCGGGGCGACGCTGATCGTGAACGACACCGGGATCTACATCCAGAACGGCAAGGGCGCCTCGCTGGTCATGACCGGCCCCACCGTCACCATCAACAACGGCGCGCTGACGGTGATTTGA
- a CDS encoding putative baseplate assembly protein — MDPLLFRCADADARRVAVAASPQLNAVDWLEVADLQPAELPADEQAAYAASPPGPGRDRMLWQRKLVVHFVNPLTATHQLALSPTGILVSGGERIPAPTVAVMSTGSESVTLRTSWAGDTSPYRLDLVRSAVDERPPAGFDPLLHGIDFSFKVDCPSDLDCRRGHVCLPHPRTDPGIDRLAKDYATFRRLILDRVSLLNPEWGDRTPADLGVTLVELFAHIGDRLSYQQDAIATEAYLSTARLRRSVRRHARLVDYAMHDGCNARTWVQVRVSADVALAPGVLTFLTRVPDLPDRVVPGSREEAVASSSAAQWFEPMVASLERTVAPSPLRFFAAHNAIGLHDWGLPDFALAPGTCQAALAGHFPDLAVGDVVVLAQTRSPVTGLEADADPTVRHPVRLVTVEAFDGGARLTDPLTGDDVTRVAWAAEDALPFGLCVTSSGDLAAGLPAVAGGAEAWGNTVLADHGRTLASPLGQATGGRFLPELDEGPLSQAATVPVRHADGDREWMRFDPASPAAEVLRTDPASARPELWPHSTLDADTTDWTAVPDLLDSGPEDPHVVAEVEADGSCRLRFGAHGHGRPPRTAEVFTASYRVGNGEAGNVGTDAIAHVISSDGRVLSARNPLPARGGTPPETIAQVRRRAPEAFRTQRRAVTPADYERVAVEMPGVQRAAAELRWTGSWHTVFLIVDPAGDGVVDRTFEERLREHVEPFRTVGHDLEVDGPRFVAIELELEVCVEPEHFRAEVRRRLESRLSAAEAPDGSRGLFHPASFTFGQAVHLSPILAAASAVPGVESVHATVFGRLGSPSPLGLQDGRLPMGRLEVARLESDPDFPEHGVLRLVLHGGK, encoded by the coding sequence ATGGACCCGCTCCTGTTCAGGTGTGCCGACGCCGACGCCCGCCGGGTCGCAGTCGCCGCCAGCCCCCAGCTCAACGCCGTGGACTGGCTGGAGGTGGCCGACCTGCAGCCGGCCGAGCTGCCCGCCGACGAACAGGCTGCCTACGCAGCGTCGCCGCCCGGTCCCGGACGAGACCGGATGCTCTGGCAGCGCAAGCTGGTGGTCCACTTCGTCAACCCGTTGACAGCCACCCACCAGCTGGCGCTGAGCCCCACCGGGATCCTGGTCAGTGGTGGCGAGCGCATCCCCGCGCCGACGGTGGCGGTGATGTCCACCGGCTCCGAGTCCGTCACCTTGCGGACCTCGTGGGCCGGAGACACCTCCCCCTACCGGCTCGACCTGGTCCGTTCGGCCGTCGACGAGCGACCTCCCGCAGGTTTCGACCCGCTCCTGCACGGGATCGACTTCTCCTTCAAGGTCGACTGCCCCAGCGACCTCGACTGCCGACGGGGCCACGTCTGTCTGCCGCACCCGCGCACGGACCCCGGAATCGACCGCCTGGCCAAGGACTACGCGACGTTCCGACGACTCATCCTCGACCGTGTCTCCCTGCTCAACCCGGAGTGGGGAGACCGGACCCCGGCGGACCTCGGGGTCACCCTGGTCGAGCTCTTCGCCCACATCGGCGACCGGCTCAGCTACCAGCAGGACGCGATCGCGACCGAGGCCTACCTGTCGACTGCCCGGCTCCGGCGATCGGTACGCCGGCACGCCCGGCTGGTGGACTACGCCATGCACGACGGGTGCAACGCCCGGACCTGGGTCCAGGTGCGCGTCTCCGCAGACGTGGCGCTGGCACCCGGCGTGCTCACCTTCCTGACCCGGGTGCCGGACCTCCCCGACCGCGTCGTCCCTGGCTCGCGCGAGGAGGCGGTGGCGAGCTCCTCCGCAGCGCAGTGGTTCGAGCCGATGGTCGCGAGCCTGGAGCGCACCGTGGCACCTTCGCCCCTCCGGTTCTTCGCCGCCCACAACGCGATCGGCCTGCACGACTGGGGGCTCCCCGACTTCGCCCTCGCACCAGGAACGTGCCAGGCGGCACTGGCCGGGCACTTCCCGGACCTGGCTGTCGGCGACGTGGTGGTCCTGGCGCAGACCCGTAGCCCGGTGACCGGTCTCGAGGCCGACGCCGATCCCACGGTGCGACACCCGGTACGCCTGGTCACGGTCGAGGCATTCGACGGCGGCGCCCGGCTGACCGACCCGCTCACCGGCGACGACGTGACGCGGGTGGCCTGGGCGGCCGAGGATGCGCTGCCTTTCGGCCTGTGCGTCACCTCCTCCGGCGACCTCGCCGCGGGACTGCCGGCAGTCGCCGGGGGAGCCGAGGCCTGGGGCAACACCGTGCTCGCGGATCACGGCCGCACCCTCGCCTCGCCCCTGGGGCAGGCCACGGGCGGCAGGTTCTTGCCCGAGCTGGACGAGGGCCCCCTGAGCCAGGCAGCCACCGTCCCGGTGCGCCACGCCGACGGCGACCGTGAGTGGATGCGCTTCGACCCGGCGTCACCGGCTGCCGAAGTCCTGCGCACCGATCCCGCGTCTGCCCGGCCGGAGCTGTGGCCGCACAGCACGCTCGACGCCGACACGACCGACTGGACGGCCGTGCCGGACCTGCTGGACTCCGGACCGGAGGACCCGCACGTCGTGGCCGAGGTCGAGGCCGACGGGTCCTGCCGGCTGCGCTTCGGCGCCCACGGTCACGGGCGCCCGCCGCGGACGGCTGAGGTCTTCACGGCGTCGTACCGGGTCGGCAACGGTGAGGCAGGGAACGTCGGCACGGACGCGATCGCCCACGTGATCAGCTCCGACGGCCGCGTGCTGTCGGCGCGCAACCCGCTCCCGGCACGCGGCGGCACCCCTCCCGAGACGATCGCCCAGGTCCGGCGCCGTGCGCCGGAGGCGTTCCGCACCCAACGACGGGCCGTGACGCCGGCCGACTACGAGCGGGTCGCGGTCGAGATGCCAGGGGTGCAGCGCGCCGCCGCCGAGCTGCGTTGGACCGGCAGCTGGCACACCGTCTTCCTGATCGTCGACCCGGCAGGCGACGGTGTGGTCGACCGAACCTTCGAGGAGAGGCTGCGCGAGCACGTCGAGCCGTTCCGCACCGTCGGGCACGACCTCGAGGTCGACGGGCCGAGGTTCGTGGCGATCGAGCTGGAGCTCGAGGTGTGTGTGGAGCCTGAGCACTTCCGGGCCGAGGTGCGTCGTCGGCTGGAGAGCCGACTCTCTGCGGCAGAGGCCCCGGACGGCAGCCGTGGGCTCTTCCACCCGGCCTCCTTCACGTTCGGCCAGGCCGTGCACCTCTCGCCGATCCTGGCCGCTGCGAGTGCCGTGCCGGGCGTGGAGTCGGTGCACGCCACGGTCTTCGGACGGCTCGGCTCGCCCTCGCCGCTGGGACTGCAGGACGGCCGGCTACCGATGGGTCGGCTCGAGGTGGCCCGACTGGAGAGCGACCCGGACTTCCCCGAGCACGGGGTGCTCCGGCTGGTCCTGCACGGCGGCAAGTGA
- a CDS encoding response regulator, with the protein MSAVLVVDDDAGVRGYVGDLLEMNGHDVRFAIDGPAALEAIRTERPDCVLLDVMMPGMSGHQVLTEIRRTDGGSQLPVVMVTAAAGDSQSWEAWTGGVDFLLPKPIDSEQLLRVLGYLATGSACA; encoded by the coding sequence ATGTCAGCCGTACTCGTTGTCGATGACGACGCCGGGGTCAGGGGTTACGTCGGTGACCTCCTGGAGATGAACGGGCACGACGTGCGCTTCGCGATCGACGGTCCGGCGGCCCTCGAGGCCATTCGCACCGAGCGCCCGGACTGCGTCCTGCTCGACGTGATGATGCCCGGCATGAGCGGGCACCAGGTCCTCACCGAGATCCGTCGCACCGACGGTGGCTCGCAGCTCCCCGTGGTCATGGTGACCGCCGCTGCCGGGGACTCCCAGTCGTGGGAGGCCTGGACCGGGGGCGTCGACTTCCTCCTGCCCAAGCCCATCGACTCCGAGCAGCTCCTCCGCGTCCTCGGCTACCTCGCCACCGGGTCGGCCTGTGCCTAG
- a CDS encoding DUF6519 domain-containing protein, translating to MNGDYSRWSHDARKDDAAVLLQQGRLLTDDDWNTAAAVAKRRTQVGTLDVVGRSGVPSETPDGFKVTLAGTSLTIGPGRAYVDGILAENHGGTPQSWQHPLAELAGTGSVAYSSQPHLPQPPPLPTAGRYLVYLKVWRREVTSVDDPSLVEPALGVDTTTRHRTVWQVKTVPVPTGYVPGAPFLTQPWFTSVEAPATSRLTVGTATADTDPDPCLIAPTGGYTGVENQLYRVQVHRPGPAGTATFTWSRDNATVAARVVSVGGALDRVVVDRLGHDRVLSFHEGEWVELLDEARELAGTPGVLRRIKTPGGIDTDTGTIVFESPLVATDFALDSQGRPVAGSNLRVRRWDQGGTLLDEGGNAVVDPALATGSITIPGPGTKLVLEHGITVGFSSDAVGGVFRTGDHWLVPARTADPTGHVATAQPALGVHAHYAGLAVVDGGTVVDVRPVFPPLSGMESLFYVAGDGQEVTPDTLAPAPVPLPVAPRVGVSRGPIPVSGRSVRFTLVGSGSGTVNGGSGPVTVATTADGTAAVQWAVDPFVLQTLEARLLDWGGNAVGLPVRFSARTRLASKVAYQPGACSDLSGVATVQEALDTLCLRGGGSETAECCATVGEGGDYATLEEALRDLAERREGIACVCLLPGEHRWDGSEIDYLRRLDVHGCGATLHLATPLRLHKLEVLELSDLDLVGAEDLSDGLVLVAGCIQVTFHGLRVRTDSPELPVLVHLFECGPTRIRDCAMRASHVKGEEDSDPFTGPVKALLEAARTGSREELDRLVASNRRAAVSRREHAADQLVAFDWLSTSHRPSAETLHRIARLIRDGASAEEFEEVLPEIREMAAGVDAVSGIARAAIALERMRGAVWVVSNDLAGGISTNGVASPDRIEELEERLEELVEKAEDPPSVETGPARLDLHQNRFAWLLDAGSRDDGDRFAWASARIGENVVDSGPVELVAGRVSVSGNDLSGRGKLVGILHANQATATANTASVTGGALILSSQLRDAAANLGLHVRP from the coding sequence ATGAACGGTGACTACTCCCGCTGGAGCCACGACGCCCGCAAGGACGACGCCGCCGTGCTGCTGCAACAGGGCAGGCTCCTCACCGACGACGACTGGAACACCGCCGCGGCGGTCGCGAAGCGGCGGACCCAGGTGGGCACGCTCGACGTCGTCGGGCGTTCAGGTGTGCCCTCGGAGACACCCGATGGCTTCAAGGTGACCCTCGCCGGGACGAGCCTGACCATCGGGCCGGGGCGGGCGTACGTCGACGGGATCCTGGCCGAGAACCACGGCGGTACGCCGCAGTCCTGGCAGCACCCCTTGGCCGAGCTCGCCGGCACCGGGTCGGTGGCCTACTCCTCGCAGCCGCACCTGCCGCAACCTCCGCCACTGCCCACGGCCGGTCGCTACCTCGTCTACCTCAAGGTGTGGCGCCGGGAGGTGACGTCGGTGGACGACCCCTCACTGGTCGAGCCGGCGCTCGGCGTGGACACCACTACCCGGCACCGGACGGTCTGGCAGGTCAAGACCGTGCCGGTGCCGACCGGCTACGTGCCGGGCGCACCCTTCCTGACCCAGCCGTGGTTCACCAGCGTGGAGGCACCCGCGACCTCCCGCCTCACCGTGGGCACCGCGACCGCGGACACCGACCCCGATCCGTGCCTGATCGCCCCCACGGGCGGTTACACCGGTGTCGAGAACCAGCTCTACCGGGTGCAGGTGCACCGCCCCGGGCCGGCGGGCACCGCGACGTTCACCTGGTCGCGCGACAACGCCACGGTGGCGGCGCGCGTCGTGTCGGTGGGTGGCGCACTGGATCGGGTCGTGGTCGACCGGCTCGGGCACGACCGGGTGCTCTCCTTCCACGAGGGGGAGTGGGTCGAGCTGTTGGACGAGGCTCGGGAGCTGGCGGGCACCCCCGGCGTCCTTCGCCGGATCAAGACCCCGGGCGGCATCGACACCGACACCGGGACGATCGTGTTCGAGTCCCCGTTGGTCGCGACCGACTTCGCCCTGGACTCCCAGGGCAGGCCGGTGGCTGGGAGCAACCTGCGGGTACGACGCTGGGACCAGGGCGGCACCCTCCTCGACGAGGGTGGCAACGCAGTGGTCGACCCTGCGCTGGCCACCGGCTCGATCACCATCCCCGGACCAGGCACCAAGCTGGTCCTCGAGCACGGCATCACCGTCGGCTTCAGCTCCGACGCCGTCGGCGGTGTCTTCCGGACTGGCGACCACTGGCTGGTCCCGGCGCGGACTGCAGACCCCACCGGCCACGTCGCCACCGCCCAGCCTGCCCTGGGGGTGCACGCCCACTACGCAGGGCTCGCGGTCGTCGACGGCGGCACCGTGGTCGACGTACGGCCGGTGTTCCCACCACTGAGCGGGATGGAGAGCCTGTTCTACGTCGCGGGCGACGGGCAGGAGGTCACTCCCGACACGCTCGCGCCGGCACCGGTCCCGCTGCCGGTCGCGCCCCGGGTGGGCGTCTCCCGCGGACCGATCCCGGTCTCCGGTCGGTCAGTCCGCTTCACCCTCGTGGGGTCAGGGTCCGGAACCGTGAACGGGGGGAGCGGGCCGGTCACGGTCGCGACGACGGCCGATGGCACGGCGGCGGTCCAGTGGGCGGTCGACCCCTTCGTGCTGCAGACCCTGGAGGCGCGCCTGCTGGACTGGGGCGGCAACGCTGTCGGCCTGCCGGTCCGGTTCAGCGCGCGCACCCGGCTCGCGTCGAAGGTGGCCTACCAGCCGGGCGCGTGCAGTGACCTGTCCGGCGTGGCGACGGTGCAGGAGGCGCTCGACACGCTCTGCCTGCGCGGAGGTGGGTCGGAGACGGCCGAGTGCTGCGCCACCGTGGGTGAGGGGGGCGACTACGCCACGCTCGAGGAGGCGTTGCGCGACCTTGCGGAGCGACGCGAGGGGATCGCCTGCGTGTGCCTCCTGCCGGGGGAGCACCGGTGGGACGGCTCCGAGATCGACTACCTGCGGCGCCTGGACGTGCACGGGTGTGGTGCCACGCTCCACCTGGCGACCCCGTTGCGACTTCACAAGCTCGAGGTGCTCGAGCTGAGCGACCTCGACCTGGTGGGGGCCGAGGACCTGTCGGACGGGTTGGTGCTCGTGGCCGGCTGCATCCAGGTGACGTTCCACGGGCTGCGGGTGCGCACCGACAGCCCGGAGCTGCCTGTCCTCGTGCACCTCTTCGAGTGCGGCCCGACGCGAATCCGCGACTGCGCGATGCGGGCCTCGCACGTCAAGGGGGAGGAGGACTCCGACCCCTTCACCGGCCCGGTCAAGGCGCTGCTCGAGGCGGCTCGGACGGGCAGTCGGGAGGAGCTCGACCGGCTGGTGGCGAGCAACCGACGCGCGGCTGTCAGTCGGCGTGAGCACGCCGCCGACCAGCTCGTCGCGTTCGACTGGCTGTCGACCTCGCACCGTCCGTCCGCGGAGACGCTGCACCGGATCGCCCGACTCATCCGCGACGGTGCCTCCGCCGAGGAGTTCGAGGAGGTCCTTCCCGAGATCCGCGAGATGGCTGCGGGCGTCGATGCCGTCTCGGGGATCGCGCGCGCGGCGATCGCGCTCGAGCGCATGAGGGGAGCGGTGTGGGTGGTCAGCAACGACCTGGCCGGCGGGATCAGCACCAACGGTGTGGCGTCCCCCGATCGCATCGAGGAGCTGGAGGAGAGGCTGGAGGAGCTGGTCGAGAAGGCGGAGGACCCGCCCTCCGTGGAGACTGGGCCCGCCCGGCTGGACCTGCACCAGAACCGGTTCGCGTGGCTGCTCGACGCAGGGAGCCGGGACGACGGGGACAGGTTCGCCTGGGCGAGCGCCAGGATCGGGGAGAACGTGGTCGACTCCGGACCGGTCGAGCTGGTCGCCGGTCGCGTCAGCGTGTCGGGCAACGACCTCAGCGGCCGGGGCAAGCTCGTCGGCATCCTCCATGCCAACCAGGCGACAGCGACGGCGAACACCGCGTCCGTCACTGGAGGCGCGCTGATCCTGTCGTCACAGCTCCGCGACGCGGCCGCCAACCTGGGGCTCCACGTGCGCCCCTGA
- a CDS encoding GPW/gp25 family protein — MHLRHPYGFDGRRRTANAGDAVWLRGLIEQVLMTRPGERINRPTFGAGLAQLPFDGLSDELSATTEFLVRSGLQQWLGDLIQVEQVTVTAHDSTLRIHVTFVENRTGESHTETFERRGAG, encoded by the coding sequence ATGCACCTGCGGCACCCCTACGGGTTCGACGGTCGGCGTCGTACGGCGAACGCCGGCGACGCGGTGTGGCTGCGAGGGCTGATCGAGCAGGTGCTGATGACCCGACCCGGTGAGCGGATCAACCGGCCGACGTTCGGCGCCGGCCTTGCACAGCTGCCCTTCGACGGGTTGTCCGACGAGCTGTCCGCCACGACCGAGTTCCTCGTGCGGTCAGGGCTGCAGCAGTGGCTCGGCGACCTCATCCAGGTCGAGCAGGTCACCGTCACCGCGCACGACTCCACCCTGCGGATCCACGTGACCTTCGTGGAGAACCGGACGGGCGAGTCGCACACCGAGACCTTCGAGCGGCGGGGAGCAGGCTGA
- a CDS encoding putative baseplate assembly protein, protein MNGCDGDCGDCTEACGCGAGAPATPERVLNAPGLTAVDYRVARHGSAKAAILRGMSDHELPALAGLGARDDADLTVALADGFAAMVDVITFYTERYVQEHYLRTATERLSVVELSRLIGYRPGPGVAADAWLAFTVDEPVTVPHVPLEPVRVPVGTQVQSVPGQEEAPVTFETVTEIIATAGGNALAPVSTSWPTSLSGRTSVHLAGVGHRVQRGDVLLVVGPQRIASSTSSEWAAPTVAEVSEDPVAGRTRVDLSSALPALPVAGTELHVLRLRAPLFGHNAPDPRLLAIPSDVRDALYDSTTGEWKSFELSLTDLDLDQPYPQVVKGGWALLVQGALQHLAKIDGVTHPSLSAFGVSGKVTRLSLDLDLPAGHKFTRRDGVVLTQSDRVFLTSDPTTTALSGSELQLVGEVPLSAGQPLAVRGQLHGALPGTPEHSEVVLVDDSPDAVQLSAAPDGLPVTTVRLAEPLLRHYDRARTRVNANVAPATEGASVGQVLGSGDARVPGQSFALQHKPLTWLATDAGLEAALEVRVDDVLWARRDTLFGAAPGDRVHVLETADDGTTVVRFGDGAEGARLPTGQANVRVRHRTGLGAGGNVRTGQLTTLLSRPLGIAAVDNPTPGTGGEDPEPRDDARRNAPATVRTLDRVVSLLDAEDFARAQPGVAKVSAGWVPHGPARGLVLTLAGPGGAVVDPSVPTHGRVLKALRDHGDERLVVHLLSHRPVPLEVRLKVLPEPGRLADLVLADVRRLLLAEFAFDTRELGQPTSLGEVVEAVHRAAGVVAVDIDVLRRPDAPGSTTVQPRVPAHRGGLDTAGNGVLGAELLLLSDAGLTVEVMA, encoded by the coding sequence GTGAACGGATGCGATGGTGACTGCGGCGACTGCACGGAGGCGTGCGGTTGCGGGGCAGGAGCGCCCGCGACGCCGGAGCGGGTCCTGAACGCGCCCGGGCTGACCGCTGTCGACTACAGGGTCGCCCGGCACGGCTCCGCGAAGGCGGCGATCCTGCGCGGGATGTCCGACCACGAGCTACCGGCGCTCGCAGGTCTGGGGGCCCGCGACGACGCCGACCTGACGGTCGCCCTGGCCGACGGCTTCGCAGCGATGGTCGACGTGATCACGTTCTACACCGAGCGCTACGTCCAGGAGCACTACCTCCGCACCGCGACCGAGCGGCTGTCAGTGGTCGAGCTCTCCCGGCTCATCGGCTACCGCCCCGGCCCCGGCGTCGCCGCGGACGCGTGGCTCGCGTTCACCGTCGACGAGCCGGTCACCGTTCCGCACGTCCCGCTGGAACCGGTCCGGGTGCCTGTCGGGACGCAGGTGCAGAGCGTGCCCGGGCAGGAGGAGGCCCCGGTGACCTTCGAGACAGTCACCGAGATCATCGCCACCGCCGGTGGCAACGCCCTGGCCCCGGTCAGCACCAGCTGGCCGACGTCGTTGTCGGGACGCACCTCCGTCCACCTGGCCGGTGTCGGACACCGGGTGCAGCGCGGCGACGTGCTCCTCGTCGTCGGCCCGCAGCGGATCGCCTCCAGCACGAGCTCGGAGTGGGCGGCGCCCACCGTGGCGGAGGTGTCCGAGGACCCGGTGGCGGGTCGTACGCGGGTGGACCTGTCATCCGCTCTCCCTGCTCTGCCCGTCGCCGGGACCGAGCTGCACGTCCTCCGCCTCCGCGCGCCCCTCTTCGGTCACAACGCCCCGGACCCCCGGCTGCTCGCCATCCCTTCGGACGTGCGCGATGCGCTCTACGACAGCACGACGGGGGAGTGGAAGAGCTTCGAGCTCAGCCTGACCGACCTCGACCTGGACCAGCCCTACCCCCAGGTCGTGAAGGGCGGCTGGGCGCTCCTCGTCCAGGGCGCCCTCCAGCACCTGGCCAAGATCGACGGCGTCACCCACCCGTCCCTGAGCGCCTTCGGCGTGAGCGGCAAGGTCACTCGCCTCTCCCTCGACCTCGACCTCCCAGCTGGCCACAAGTTCACCAGGCGCGATGGGGTCGTGCTGACCCAGAGCGACCGCGTCTTCCTCACCTCCGACCCGACGACCACCGCGCTGTCCGGTTCCGAGCTGCAGCTCGTCGGTGAGGTGCCGCTCAGCGCGGGGCAGCCCCTGGCCGTCCGCGGCCAGCTCCACGGTGCCCTCCCCGGGACCCCCGAGCACTCGGAGGTGGTGCTGGTCGACGACTCACCGGACGCGGTGCAGCTGTCGGCCGCACCCGACGGGCTGCCCGTGACGACGGTGCGGCTCGCCGAGCCGCTCCTCCGTCACTACGACAGGGCCCGCACACGGGTCAACGCGAACGTCGCCCCGGCCACCGAGGGAGCCAGCGTCGGGCAGGTCCTGGGAAGCGGCGACGCCCGGGTGCCCGGCCAGTCTTTCGCACTCCAGCACAAGCCGCTGACGTGGCTCGCCACCGACGCCGGCCTCGAGGCTGCCCTGGAGGTGCGCGTCGACGACGTGCTCTGGGCTCGCCGGGACACGCTGTTCGGAGCCGCGCCGGGTGATCGCGTCCACGTGCTGGAGACCGCCGACGACGGCACCACCGTGGTCAGGTTCGGCGACGGAGCGGAGGGAGCCCGGCTGCCGACCGGTCAGGCAAACGTGCGTGTGCGGCACCGCACCGGCCTGGGGGCTGGCGGCAACGTGCGCACCGGTCAGCTCACCACCCTGCTGTCGAGGCCACTGGGGATCGCGGCGGTCGACAACCCGACGCCCGGCACTGGGGGAGAGGACCCCGAGCCCCGCGACGACGCGCGGCGCAACGCTCCCGCGACCGTGCGCACCCTCGACCGTGTCGTGTCGTTGCTCGACGCCGAGGACTTCGCACGCGCCCAGCCGGGCGTGGCCAAGGTGTCCGCCGGGTGGGTGCCGCACGGCCCGGCCCGTGGGCTCGTGCTGACGCTGGCCGGCCCCGGCGGAGCCGTGGTCGACCCGTCGGTGCCGACCCACGGCCGGGTGCTGAAGGCGCTGCGCGACCACGGGGACGAGCGACTTGTCGTGCACCTGCTCAGCCATCGGCCGGTGCCCCTGGAGGTCCGGCTCAAGGTCCTGCCGGAGCCGGGCAGGCTGGCTGACCTGGTCCTGGCGGACGTACGACGCCTGCTGCTGGCCGAGTTCGCCTTCGACACGCGCGAGCTCGGGCAACCCACCAGCCTGGGTGAGGTGGTCGAGGCGGTGCACCGGGCAGCCGGCGTCGTCGCCGTCGACATCGACGTGCTGCGCCGACCTGATGCCCCCGGCTCGACCACCGTCCAACCGCGCGTGCCGGCACATCGCGGTGGGCTCGACACCGCAGGAAACGGTGTGCTCGGGGCAGAGCTCCTGCTCCTCTCCGACGCCGGCCTCACCGTGGAGGTGATGGCGTGA